The Plasmodium vinckei vinckei genome assembly, chromosome: PVVCY_08 genome contains the following window.
TTTACATAATTATAGAGGCTTTTATCTGTTAGTAAAAATCAACGagatatttaatataaacaaatataagcatatatacattatatttagtacagataaatatgattttCAAACGGatggtaataataaatttgctTTATCACAAACTAGGCAAACCAATATACATATAGATGTGCAAATAAATTTGGtcttctttttattttcatttcaaTGGAAATAAGcacaatttaattatttatatattatttttttaatagatATTCCTacgaacaaaaaaaatagaatcCATGTTGATCAAAGAGCggacataaaaataaggcAATGCGACGAAACATTAAAAATCgatttatttacaaaaaaattaacaaaaaaaattcatattggtcaaataaaaatagatatTAATTCAAGCATTGTTGAGAAATCATTTCCTAAAAATGAATGGTTAAAACAAAGGAATACtgattaaataaatgtataaaacaagtatataattatatatattgatttGGAGTATTCATttctaaattttattaattataattaggTTTGTCTGTTTCAAGGATGGGCAAGAAGTTTGTAAAGTACAAATGTCCTTTTATCGaagtaatatataaatttggtTACAGtgtgaatatatattttactttattttgtaattaaACACATATATAGGACATGATGCAggaaaaaatgcaaatttgcataaatttatatattgtttagttattaatttttcattttgttatttCTACTTACTTTAATttccttttatttatagttTCAAAACATGCACGTCCCAATGAGTGTCTTTTTATACAAGATGGATTAGAAATATGGAAGAATAAACCAAAAAGTGCCAATAAGAAgtctataaatttatacgatattgataaaaaatttgatgatgatgatgaaaatttattacttCTAGATAATAATACGGtaatgaatattataattaaaagaattaatataaaattcacCTATCAAACTTAtgtctatatataatacccATATTTATGTACAATACAACTGCTTATGATTACATGTTATTATCTATTATATTACTTTATAGCTGTAATATTAATTgctattaatatattttttatctttggtatttatttatacacatataataatcattttaattaattttttttctctcaTAAAGGATATCAATGAAATAAGTTTGATGCAAAAGCTTAGATTAATAAGCTTTGTATTAGAACAAGAAATCTTTGTGTTTGACttttatgcatatgttTCTAAGTATATGTCAGCAAAGGAAATTATGGGtatgtcatttttttgctattataaaatattatgtaaaaatttgtgtaaaataattattgtttattttattttttatgtcattttcaatttgtttagtttcaaaatatattgtatcATTTATCTTATTTTTGTTCACTAATTTTTAATCCTTAGGAGAATGGTTCTTATGCTTCTTATGCTTTAAAGACAACATAGATTATGattctataaatatagaaacaATAATAGAAAGAAATATCCATAGAGATATAAACATACCTATATTGAACATACAGAGAATTgttattgataaaaataataatacaaatgctagcattatttatacatatgaaaatgaaaaatataatttaagcATTCATTCAGAGACTAATCTTTCTTATATTATTGATGCgataacaatttttacaaaCGAAGTAAgctatattaaataatatgagcattaatatatatttcaataaatatattctactaaatatatatgtgacACATATTCTAGAAATAATACActttcatatatttctataaCTTTAAATTTCTATTAAACTCATTTATACCCCGTCtgttgtttttatttcagCTAAAAGTTCTAAAGGAATCTTATGGAGATAAATTGAATGcacgaaaaaatataataatgcaaGAAGCAACTATGAAAAAACTAATGGGTAAATtgatatgaaaaatataaaataaagggATATAcccatatacatatatagagattaatacatttgtgcattatatgtatttactTTATTCATGAATTTATTGTAGGAAAAAGAAGAGTATCTTCCCCCCGATATAGACGTAGCTTACCGAAAAGCACCCACAAAATGATTAAAGAAATGTATGCCGAGAAAAATAGTTACGAAGATATtcaaaagagaaaaaacaatttcctaaatgatatattactAGAAAATGGTTCGAATACTATGATAGATACAACAAACGAATCTTTGAAAGATGCAATTGTCGAACCAAAATTAGACAAAGAGATTGATACACTGAGTGAGCCACACACAGATACACTAATGGAAGCAAAATGGATCAATGAACCAGAAATAGAACAAGAAATTCTGAATGATTAATTATTCGAAGGACATCAAGTTAAGAAATTAAATGATGGAAAATAAACAGACTTGATGCTATAATAGTCTAAGAAACCAAACATAATACATATGAATTATTCAATATAATTAGTCAACATTAAACTGTGagaaattaaattatttccttttacGATGTTTATATCATCAAATTATACATAGATactaaataatttagatCATCACCcaatcaaaataaatattatatgcttTATGTTTCTTATTTGTATCCtcttttaaaaacatttatgaaaattttgaattttatgtatttatttttttaaaaatttaaataaaatattttcttgtaaaaatttcataaaaataaaaaaaatggaataagaaaaatttataatttattttttacattttttgagGAAGTTAATGTTAAATAGTGCCTTGTAGgctaataaaatgaaatgaaatattttataataaaaaattatgggttttttattatatgtaattaaattttcattcaaatatatactaGTCTTTTCTAATtacaatttaaatgatgaaaGCTTTAGTAAAATAGACATATATGGTAAATGGTtcaaatatgaatataaaattacacaaatacacatatatgcatacattCTTATTTGTAATagtatagaaaaaaaaatattattataagatACTTATTTACATAGCTAAACTTtagttattttatattattatacttatttgaattattacTTCCTTCTGACTTTCCAtcttattttcttttgatTCCATTCCTTGGTTTGCTTTTGTTATCACGTTCATTACTTCCAAATTAATAgttcatttttcttttttattttgaattttgttcatttcATCATGTATTTCCAATGTGGTTTGgcttttttcttatatggATGTT
Protein-coding sequences here:
- a CDS encoding ag-1 blood stage membrane protein homologue, which produces MFGTKFIFNIIKNRFNSLSTKCVKYVIKSYKRTCPHISDFEPFASMYYFSGLHNYRGFYLLVKINEIFNINKYKHIYIIFSTDKYDFQTDDIPTNKKNRIHVDQRADIKIRQCDETLKIDLFTKKLTKKIHIGQIKIDINSSIVEKSFPKNEWFVCFKDGQEVCKVQMSFYRISKHARPNECLFIQDGLEIWKNKPKSANKKSINLYDIDKKFDDDDENLLLLDNNTDINEISLMQKLRLISFVLEQEIFVFDFYAYVSKYMSAKEIMGEWFLCFLCFKDNIDYDSINIETIIERNIHRDINIPILNIQRIVIDKNNNTNASIIYTYENEKYNLSIHSETNLSYIIDAITIFTNELKVLKESYGDKLNARKNIIMQEATMKKLMGKRRVSSPRYRRSLPKSTHKMIKEMYAEKNSYEDIQKRKNNFLNDILLENGSNTMIDTTNESLKDAIVEPKLDKEIDTLSEPHTDTLMEAKWINEPEIEQEILND